The Populus alba chromosome 4, ASM523922v2, whole genome shotgun sequence genome contains a region encoding:
- the LOC118030294 gene encoding uncharacterized protein, translating to MAPSKLILTLFILLSSLSFSCSARPCKTLFISSYSLSIKPLNPNPNPNPNNPSSGFFIVTEIEETSTSAFHSNFFNRRFIPFIPNNNYDKSHEIHDKEGFQETAQVGSVWPGFGGYDLSSLRDRTKDILSVVVALLFGVGCGALTAATMYLVWSFFSPSQPRYSHYFDGDFSDDEEEDVKKSGYVKIPEAEQVKSGSV from the coding sequence ATGGCACCCTCAAAGCTCATCCTCACCCTCTTCATCCTCCTTTCCTCCCTCTCCTTCTCATGCTCAGCAAGACCTTGCAAAACCCTTTTCATCTCTTCTTATTCCTTGTCCATCAAACCCcttaaccctaaccctaaccctaaccctaacaaCCCATCTTCTGGTTTCTTTATCGTAACTGAAATCGAAGAAACCTCAACTTCCGCCTTCCACTCGAACTTCTTTAACCGCAGATTCATCCCTTTCATCCCTAACAATAATTACGATAAATCCCATGAAATTCATGACAAGGAGGGTTTTCAAGAAACCGCCCAGGTGGGGTCGGTTTGGCCTGGATTTGGTGGTTATGATTTGAGTTCGTTGCGTGATCGTACTAAGGATATTCTTAGCGTGGTGGTTGCTTTACTTTTTGGTGTCGGTTGTGGTGCTCTTACTGCAGCTACGATGTACTtggtttggtcttttttttctccttcgcAGCCGCGCTATAGTCATTATTTTGATGGAGATTTTAGtgatgatgaggaggaggatGTGAAGAAAAGTGGGTATGTCAAGATTCCTGAGGCGGAGCAAGTTAAATCTGGTTCGGTATGA
- the LOC118030293 gene encoding basic transcription factor 3 — MNREKLMKMAGSVRTGGKGTMRRKKKAVHKSSTTDDKKLQSTLKRIGVNTIPAIEEVNIFKDDLVIQFVNPKVQASVVANTWVITGTPQTRKLQDILPGIINQLGPDNLDNLRKLAEQFQKEVPSGEAGAAQEDDDDVPELVGGETFETVAEEGQK, encoded by the exons ATGAATAGAGAGAAGCTCATGAAGATGGCTGGTTCTGTTCGAACTGGTGGCAAGGGAACCATGAGAAG AAAGAAGAAGGCAGTGCACAAGTCATCAACAACTGATGACAAGAAGTTGCAAAGCACCTTGAAGAGAATTGGGGTTAATACAATTCCAGCTATTGAAGAAGTGAACATCTTTAAGGATGATTTGGTTATTCAGTTTGTTAACCCGAAAGTCCAAGCCTCTGTTGTTGCCAACACATGGGTTATTACAGGCACTCCTCAAACCAGAA AACTACAAGATATTCTTCCAGGGATTATCAACCAACTTG GGCCAGATAACTTGGACAACCTTAGGAAGTTGGCGGAGCAGTTTCAAAAGGAGGTGCCATCTGGTGAGGCAGGAGCAGCACAAGAAGATGACGATGATGTCCCAGAGCTTGTGGGCGGTGAGACTTTTGAAACTGTTGCAGAAGAGGGACAGAAGTAG
- the LOC118030324 gene encoding scarecrow-like protein 8, producing MASGFSGGGGGGGGGVQDFYTNRSPIIPTMNLTNNHHNPSSLPPYRTNQIFLDQNLSSHNYQQIAQHRAIFPTTTATTTLIGKRTLADFQAFQQSPPQQNLLNQAALNNLLLRSVKPRINNNFFQQNTSPISTLDFSVSNLSPELPSLMSQRYGVPLLQQLRPQHQHQQHQQQQPMNLISPVGIINNNRSSNNSMMPYVNMLQNQNGGGNGIVMGQDRDKKMLNQLQELEKQLLDDDDDDNQEGDAVSVITNTNSEWSETIHNLITSSCNNPISPSPTSSSSSSFSTVTTPVSKQTVIEAASAIYEGKTDVYTEILTRVSLVSSPGGNSEQRLIEYMLMALKSRLNSPENTSVMELYSKEHVDATQLLYDLSPCFKHGFMAANLAIIDATREQEQEANTSSNGFHVVDFDIGRGGQYVNLLHALSGLQNSKPAIVKITAVAADSNGVEEERLRQVGEMLSQLARRAGLNLCFNVVSCKLSELTRESLRCEPDEALAVNFAFKLYRMPDESVSSTENPRDELLRRVKGLAPRVVTIVEQEMNTNTAPFMARVNESCSYYGALFDSIESTVKGDNSERAKVEEGLGRRMVNSVACEGRDRIERCEVFGKWRARMGMAGFELKPLSQNIAESMKTRLSLANRGSPGFSVKEENGGVCFGWMGKTLTVASAWR from the coding sequence ATGGCCTCTGGGTTTTCAGGcggcggtggcggtggcggcGGTGGCGTCCAAGATTTCTACACCAATAGATCACCTATTATACCCACCATGAACCTAACAAATAACCACCACAACCCATCATCACTGCCTCCTTATAGAACCAACCAAATTTTTCTTGACCAAAATTTGTCTTCTCATAATTACCAACAGATCGCTCAACATAGAGCAATCTTTCCCACAACCACCGCTACCACCACCTTGATCGGCAAGCGAACGCTTGCCGATTTTCAAGCATTTCAACAATCACCACCGCAACAAAACCTGTTAAACCAAGCAGCACTGAACAATCTTCTTCTCCGGTCTGTAAAGCCGAggattaataacaattttttccaacaaaacaCGTCTCCGATTTCCACTCTTGATTTCTCTGTTAGCAACCTGTCTCCTGAGCTCCCTTCCTTAATGTCTCAACGTTACGGGGTCCCTCTTCTTCAACAGCTTCGACCccaacaccaacaccaacaacatcagcagcagcagcccaTGAATCTAATTAGTCCTGTTGgtatcatcaacaacaacagaAGCAGCAACAACAGCATGATGCCGTATGTGAATATGTTACAGAATCAAAACGGAGGAGGAAATGGAATAGTTATGGGCCAAGATCGGGATAAAAAGATGCTGAACCAGCTTCAAGAACTGGAAAAACAGCTTcttgacgacgacgacgacgataaCCAAGAAGGTGATGCCGTCAGTGTTATAACGAACACAAACAGTGAATGGTCTGAAACAATACATAATCTCATCACCTCTTCTTGTAATAATCCGATTTCTCCATCACCCacttcatcatcttcatcctcaTTTTCAACGGTCACAACTCCGGTTTCGAAACAGACAGTAATCGAAGCAGCATCAGCAATTTACGAAGGTAAAACTGATGTTTACACTGAGATCTTGACTCGTGTGTCTCTGGTTTCGAGCCCAGGAGGGAATTCTGAGCAGAGATTGATTGAGTACATGTTGATGGCTTTAAAATCCCGGCTTAATTCTCCTGAAAACACTTCTGTAATGGAGCTGTATAGCAAGGAACATGTGGATGCAACCCAGCTGTTATACGACCTGTCTCCTTGTTTCAAACATGGTTTCATGGCTGCCAATCTTGCCATCATTGACGCTACAAGAGAGCAAGAACAAGAGGCGAACACTTCCAGCAATGGCTTTcatgttgttgattttgatattggtcGTGGAGGGCAATACGTGAACCTTCTACACGCGCTTTCTGGGCTTCAGAATTCGAAGCCAGCCATTGTTAAGATCACAGCCGTTGCTGCTGATAGCAATGGTGTAGAGGAGGAGAGGCTGAGGCAAGTTGGTGAAATGCTTAGCCAACTCGCTCGTCGAGCTGGTCTGAATTTGTGTTTCAACGTTGTGAGCTGCAAACTCAGTGAGTTGACTCGGGAGTCCCTCAGGTGCGAGCCGGACGAGGCATTGGCTGTCAATTTTGCGTTCAAGCTGTATAGAATGCCGGACGAGAGCGTGTCCTCCACCGAGAATCCCAGGGATGAGCTTTTGAGGCGCGTGAAGGGGTTGGCGCCGCGCGTGGTGACTATAGTGGAGCAAGAAATGAATACCAACACGGCCCCATTCATGGCGCGCGTGAACGAATCCTGTTCATATTACGGAGCGCTATTCGACTCGATTGAGTCAACGGTTAAAGGGGATAACTCGGAGCGAGCCAAGGTCGAGGAGGGACTGGGGCGGAGGATGGTAAACTCGGTTGCTTGTGAAGGGAGGGACCGTATTGAAAGATGCGAGGTGTTTGGAAAATGGCGGGCCCGGATGGGCATGGCAGGGTTCGAGTTAAAGCCTCTGAGTCAAAACATAGCCGAGTCGATGAAAACGAGATTGAGTTTAGCAAACAGAGGTAGCCCAGGATTTAGTGTTAAAGAAGAGAATGGTGGGGTATGTTTCGGTTGGATGGGAAAAACTCTCACAGTCGCATCTGCTTGGCGTTaa
- the LOC118030295 gene encoding protein LEAD-SENSITIVE 1: MGLLSNKIDREVLKPGDHIYSWRNAYLYAHHGIYVGDETVIHFTRGGGQEIGTGTVLDRFVFSSSPAHPSDNPCPKCGDQSRLDGVISSCIDCFLSGGELYLFEYDVSAALFLAKPRGGTCTLAKSDPPEDVLHRASFLLQNGFGGYNIFKNNCEDFAIYCKTGLLVITNISVGRSGQAASFLAATSAVVSSPLRFLTASFSGLAVVGYGMYCASRLVSDIGVRRDVSKIPVERLIASSS; the protein is encoded by the exons ATGGGACTTCTTTCGAACAAGATCGATAGAGAGGTGTTAAAGCCAGGGGATCATATCTACTCATGGAGAAACGCTTACTTATATGCCCATCACG GCATATATGTTGGTGATGAAACGGTGATCCATTTCACTCGGGGAGGGGGCCAAGAAATTGGCACAGGAACTGTGTTAGACCGATTTGTTTTCAGCTCATCTCCTGCTCATCCTTCAGATAATCCATGCCCAAAATGTGGTGATCAATCAAGGCTTGATGGTGTCATCTCGTCCTGCATTGACTGTTTCCTCTCAGGTGGCGAGCTCTATCTTTTTGAGTATGATGTCTCAGCAGCTCTCTTCCTTGCTAAACCTCGAGGTGGTACCTGCACCCTTGCCAAATCTGACCCACCAGAAGACGTCCTTCACCGTGCTTCCTTCCTCTTGCAGAATGGTTTTGGTGGATACAACATTTTCAAGAACAACTGTGAGGATTTCGCAATCTACTGTAAGACTGGTTTGCTTGTTATTACTAATATTAGTGTTGGCCGAAGTGGGCAGGCTGCTTCCTTCTTAGCTGCTACTAGTGCTGTTGTTTCTTCACCACTTCGATTTTTGACAGCCAGCTTTAGCGGCCTGGCAGTTGTGGGATATGGGATGTATTGTGCCAGCCGGCTAGTTTCTGATATCGGAGTACGTCGCGATGTGTCCAAAATCCCTGTTGAGCGGCTTATTGCCAGTTCTAGCTGA